TCTCCTTGACTATTATAAAAAAATAAGGTAATACTATATATATTGTATTACAAATAAAGAGAATATTAATAACTTATGTCAGTACCAAAAAAGCGAAGGACCCCAGGTTCCGCGGGAAGAAGAAGGTCCCATCATGCCCTTAAACAAGTTCCTTTAATAAAATGTACAAAATGTGGAAAATCAGTAGAACCCCACAATGCTTGTTCATTTTGTGGAACTTATAGAGATCGTGAAATTATCAAAATAAAGGAGAAAACTACAAAAAGCGAAAAATAAACGCTTTTTGTTTTTTTTGTTCAATTTTTAAACATATGGCAAATAGACACCTAGCTAGAACTATCGCAATGCAAACTTTGTTTCTTTGGGATTTTCATGGGAAAAATAATGAAAACCTAGATACATCATTAAAACAAATGTTTGATAATTTTGCACCAAATTTTGATGATCAGGGGTTTGCTAAAGATATTATTAAAGGGGTGGTTCAAAACATA
The sequence above is a segment of the Patescibacteria group bacterium genome. Coding sequences within it:
- the rpmF gene encoding 50S ribosomal protein L32, producing the protein MSVPKKRRTPGSAGRRRSHHALKQVPLIKCTKCGKSVEPHNACSFCGTYRDREIIKIKEKTTKSEK